CTTGAAGCGAGTATTGAAGCGGCGGTTCCACTCTTCGATCTGGGCGCAGGCCTGGCGCATCACCCAGGCTCCGAGCGGAATAATCAGCCCCATCTCTTCGGCAGCGGAGATAAAGTGCCCCGGAGCGACGATGCCGATTCCCGGCCGGTCCCATCGCAGGAGAGCTTCAAATCCATGTACGGTTTCTGTATCGAGAGAGACAATCGGCTGGTAATGGATGCGGAACTGTTCGCGCTCAAAGGCGCTCCGCAGGTCACTTTCCAACTTACGCCGATTGACACCTCTGTTATGAAGCTCCGGATCACAGATCCGATGTTTTCCACGGCCTTCCAGTTTGGCCTCATACATTGCGGTATCGGCATCTGTCAGCACGTCCTTGGCGTTATCCATACCGACATCGCTGACGGATGACCCAATGCTGGCTGTCACTATAACCTCTTCGTCCGCGACGAAGATCGGAAGCGAGAGTTCCGCAATAATCGATTCGGCAAGGAGTTCGACATCGGCAGTAGTATCGATGGGATTCAAAAGAATTACGAATTCATCTCCGCCGATTCTGGCAACAACATCTGAGTTCAGACGGGCTGCCGCGCCTTCGTCGAGCGCTCTATGGCGGGCGGCGCAGTAGAGAAGCCGTTTTGCGATCTCCTTGATAAGTTCGTCGCCGGCAATATGCCCAATGGTGTCATTGATGGTTTTGAACCTGTCGATATCAATAAAAAGAACGGCGAACTTCGTCTCCCCATCCCTGTTTTCCGGAGCGACGGTTCTGGAGAGGTGCTCGACGAAGTAGCGGCGGTTGGCAACGTGTGTCAGGGAGTCATGGTGCGCCTCATAGAGCAGCTTGGCTTCTGCCTGTTTCCGCTCGATGATCTCTTTCTGTAGTGCAGCTGTCCGCTCCTGGACCTTGCTCTCCAGCACGCCGTTCGCATTGTGCAGGGCGAAGTCTCTTTCCTCGATCTTCTCCAGCATCTGGTTGAAGGACTGGATCAGGCTTCCAACTTCATCGGATCCTCCGGCCTGGGCGCGCAGCGAGTAGTCTTTGCTGTCGGCGACCTGGGTTACAAGCCCGGCCAGGCGAGCAATCGGTCCACCAATCGCGGAAACCAGCAATCCGGAGATCAGGTAGGTAATGCAAATGGAGATGAAAAGTACCAGAGAGGCGATCAGAAGATAGCGGCGAAGTTTGACGTGGAACCCGTCGAGCGTAGAGACAATGAGAATTGAGCCTGTTTTTTCGCCATCCAGGTAAACTGGCCGTGCGAGCAGCAGACGATCGTCGGCGAAGTGTGCCCCTTCCTTGACTGGAAGCGCGGGCGCCGGCCCCGCGTGCTCCGTAGCCCTGTCGTACCGAGCGAAAAGGGAGCCATCGATGTCATAGAGATATGCGCCGCTGATGTCCGAGGCCTGGGCGAGCGCATGAAGAATTTGCTCGGCCGTACGGGAATCACTGAAAGCAAGCGATGCAGCCGCATTCGACCCGACGGTGCCGGCAAGTGTTTTGAGTTCCGCTTCAGCGGAGGTCCGGAACTGCGCCCGTTCATAGACGGAGAAGCCGATCAGCGCCAGCGTCAGCGCAAGCAGCGTCGAGCCGATCACCAGCAGCCGCAGCTTCTGCCGGATAGGGAGGTCGCGGATTTGAAGGTTGAGTTTCATCGTTTATGAGCCCATTCGAGCTGCCTACGGCACACACTATATCTATCGAGTGGAAACCGCCCTTGCGAGAGATAGCAACATCGAACTGACGGTCAGATTGGATTTTGTGATGGCTGCAAGATTGACGTCGAAACGCAAACGATCATTTTCTCGCCGGAAGGCGACCATTCCCCCGTACTGAGTAAAGGATTCGTCGTCTCCGACGGTGAGAATCGGAAGGTTGCCAAGATCGTTAACCACGGCGCTTATCTCTCCGCGCTGCAGTCCTGGAATAAAGGCGATGTGACAACTGTGAGCATCAGCCACTCGCCGTACATGGGCTACTTTGATGGAGTGTCCCTGAACCTTCTTCGCGCCGATCGTTTTTTCCAGGGAGCCGTCAAACGGATCTCCGTTCACTGTGCAGATTACGAACGGCTCATCGCCGGAAGGAAAGGCAGATGCCGGCCAGGTAGTGAGCTGGGCAAAGTGGAAGAGAAATGCCGCCTTGAGCTGGTATTCGTCATACCCCGGGGCGTCGACCGTAACCGCTCTGAGAGGGGTGAGGAAAAGCCAACCCAGGGTGCCGATCCAAATCGACATGCGTCGCCACGCGCGCCAAAGCGCGAAGGGCCGCTGCAAATCGATTTGTTGTCCGATGAGAGACATTACCGCCCGCCACCGTGCCAGACGAGTTTTATCCGGAAGCTTCTTCCGTCCTGCTGCAATGCATCCTGACGGTGCTGTTCTGCCCCGGGATCGTAGAAGGTCTTGTCGAGTGCGTTATAGAGACTGGCGGAGAGATCAAGATGACCGAAGACGTCCCGGCTCAGCAGAGTGAAGTTCAAGGTGGTATAGGGGCCGACCGTGTTTTGAGCCAGGGTGGAGCGTCGGCCAACATACTGCGCATCGATTGTGGCAAAGGTCTTCTTTGTCAGTAACGGAATGCTGGCATTCAACTTTCCAAGATGCTTTGGCGAGTTGATCTTTCCTTCTCCGTCATCACCTAGCTGCTGGAATGTATTGCTATAGCCGAGGATCGCTGTCGCACCGTTGAGCCATTTTTTCTGGAATGTGGTTTCCAGGCCGGCGGTTTCCATCTTGCCTTCGTTCTCGAATCCGAACGTGTTTGCCTCATTGGTTGCGATGAAGTTCCGCATGCGATTGGCATATAGCGCGGTGGACAGAAGAAACCCGCTGGAGAATTCCCGGTCCCAGTTTCCTTCCCATGCGAGGTTGCGTTCCGCCGCCAATTTGGACGGTGTATATGCCGGGTAGTAGTACAACTCATACGCATTGGGTGAGCGAAATGACTGCCCGAATATGAGTTTGAAATGGTTGCGGTCGCCTTGTGCGAAACGGAGAGCAAGCCGAGGGCTAGTCATCCAGCCGACACGCGGATTGTAGTCAACACGAATGCTCGGAGCGAGCAGGAAGGATCCACGAAGGGGAATCTCACCCTCGATGTAGGGCGCGGCGACGAAGGACGGGTGATCGTAGTTCAGATAGCTGGTGAATGGTGATACGTCGTAATTGGTGACTTCCTGGCGGAAGTCATTCCGATACTCAAAACCTGAGACAAAACGATACTTGTCCCACAACCGGGTAGTGGACTGCAGTTCCAGGCCGAAACTCTCGCCGCGGCCAAAGTCTTTATTGAGGACACTTCCGTCCTGTCCGACCTGAACAAATTTGCCGTCGTACATGTAGCGGTCGAAGTAGGATCGTGCGAGGAGGGAGGAACTATTGCCGATGGAGCGTTCGTAACGAAGATCCAGATATCCATGCGCGTCGGCTTCCCGGTTACGACGATCATTGAACACGTCGCCGAAGGCTCCGGTTGGATCTCCCTTCTCCCGGGCGTTATAAGCCGCCTGAAAGCGCAAGCCGCGTCTGGTCAGGGTTGCGAGCAGGTCAACGAACTGGTCGTCATCCGCATGGCTGACGATGCCGTTATTGGTAGACGGATCGTCATATTCGGGATAGTAGAGCTGCTTGGGGCCCTGGCTGCCATAGAAGGTGCCCGAGAGCAGTGTTTGTATCCCGGCGATCTCGTGTCCATAACTCAGCCGGCCACGATATGTGTTGAATGATCCTGCGTCTGATGCTGCTTCAACCCCATTGAGATCCGAGCCCTTGCGGGTAATAACATTGATTACCCCAAAGACGGCATTTGTGCCATAGAGAGAGGATGCAGGGCCACGTGTGATCTCGACATGATCGATAAGGTCCACATCGATGCCGAATTCGGTACCGACCATCGCCTGTTCGAAGATAGCGTCATTCAGACGGTGTCCATCGACCATCAGCAGCACGCGTGTGTTGTAGTCTCCAGGATTGGAAAAACCGCGCACGCCAACATAGCTGTATTGGCGGTCATAGGTAATGTAAAACCCCTGGACCCCTCGAAGAATGTCTGCGAGTGTGCGGTATCCAGACCGCTGGATCTGTTCACGGGTAACGACTGTCACGGACGCGGGCGCCTCCATGGAGGACTGCGAAAATCGGGAGGCGGTCGAGATCGGCGTATTCAACAGATCGGGAAGAGAGAGCTCCGTGATGTCTGCCGGTTTCTGTTGTGCTGGGAGAGGCGCAATGACTGCGCAAAACATCGTTGCTGCGAGATAGCGGACGAGGCGTGGGGGATGACTGAGCCCGGGGGAGGGAGTTCGCCGTGTTGGGGAGTTCCGGGAGGTGCTAGAGTGCCTCGCCCATCTTTTTTTGTAAACCTTTTCCCCGACCGACACGTTGCCCCCTCAGGCTAAGTGATCTATTTTGTGAGTTTTGTGAAATCATAGAAGGCTCTCTGAAATATCTCCAATCCTATTTAGAAGGCGGTATACGTGCTGCCACTGCAAAAGGGGAAATAGTCAGTTCGTCAGAGTTCCAGGGTGCCTGTCTGCGGACATCATGGGTTCGCCTCCGTTCAAACGATGGATTTTCAGTCTTGATTCGACATGCGATGAATGGGCCCTCTGATCCTTCTATCGGCAATTGCCTGGATAGCCTTAGCTCTATCAGAGTCTGAGACCGGCCATGAGAAGAGGGTTATTCGAAGCTGTTCACAGGAAGCGTGAACGAGATGACGGTACCGCCGCCTGATTCCGCTTTACGGCTGCGGATTTGAATCCTGCCGCCATGTCTGGCGATGATCTCTCCGCTTACCCATAGCCCGAGACCCGAACCCTTTTCCCCTTTGGTTGTGAAGAAAGCGTCGAAGATACGTGCTTTGACTGCTGACTCCATTCCGGGGCCGGTATCGGCTACGGTGATGCGAATACGATCTGTGCCGTCGGCGGAGGTAGAGACGCGGCGGAGCTGTAACCGTAACTTTCCAGGAGTGCCGGCCATGGCATCAAGAGCGTTACTTAGCAGGTTGACCAGTACCTGCCGTATGTCTGAAGCGTGAATCAGAATTGCAGGCACGTCTGCGAAATCTCGTTCTACCGTGACCTGCTGCTCACTGAGCCGGCGAGCGAAGAGCGCCAGCGCAGACTCCAGCAGTTGCGATGGTGCGGTGCGAGTCTGACGGTTGCTCTGACGATGGAACTGAAGGGTTTGTGTCGCAATCTGGGAGACGCGTTGAAGTTCATGCTGGGCATCTCTGAGGTATGACTGTGTCTCTTTATTGACTTCGCTGGAGGTCTCGGCCAGATAGATGAAGTTTGTTACGGCTTCAAGCGGATTGTTGATCTCGTGAGCGATCATCGAGGCCAATTTGCCGACGGCCGCAAGTTTTTCGCTTCGCCGCAAGCTCTCTTCAGCTCTTCGCCGATTAGTGACGTCATCTACCGTTCCAATCGTTCCCATCGGCAGACCCGCTTCATTGAA
This genomic window from Terriglobus albidus contains:
- a CDS encoding putative bifunctional diguanylate cyclase/phosphodiesterase, encoding MKLNLQIRDLPIRQKLRLLVIGSTLLALTLALIGFSVYERAQFRTSAEAELKTLAGTVGSNAAASLAFSDSRTAEQILHALAQASDISGAYLYDIDGSLFARYDRATEHAGPAPALPVKEGAHFADDRLLLARPVYLDGEKTGSILIVSTLDGFHVKLRRYLLIASLVLFISICITYLISGLLVSAIGGPIARLAGLVTQVADSKDYSLRAQAGGSDEVGSLIQSFNQMLEKIEERDFALHNANGVLESKVQERTAALQKEIIERKQAEAKLLYEAHHDSLTHVANRRYFVEHLSRTVAPENRDGETKFAVLFIDIDRFKTINDTIGHIAGDELIKEIAKRLLYCAARHRALDEGAAARLNSDVVARIGGDEFVILLNPIDTTADVELLAESIIAELSLPIFVADEEVIVTASIGSSVSDVGMDNAKDVLTDADTAMYEAKLEGRGKHRICDPELHNRGVNRRKLESDLRSAFEREQFRIHYQPIVSLDTETVHGFEALLRWDRPGIGIVAPGHFISAAEEMGLIIPLGAWVMRQACAQIEEWNRRFNTRFKVSVNVSAKQFADPDLLNSISSMLEETRLAPEFMTVEITETLTMTNAAQAEITLKKLKEIGVGLSCDDFGTGFSSLSYLHHFPLDTLKIDRSFISSVDSPRNPSGIVELIITLGHQLGMELVAEGIETKEQVDKIRSLGCEFAQGYFFSYPLTPEAITNSLSQADSGTELSALLALQ
- a CDS encoding YfiR family protein, translated to MSIWIGTLGWLFLTPLRAVTVDAPGYDEYQLKAAFLFHFAQLTTWPASAFPSGDEPFVICTVNGDPFDGSLEKTIGAKKVQGHSIKVAHVRRVADAHSCHIAFIPGLQRGEISAVVNDLGNLPILTVGDDESFTQYGGMVAFRRENDRLRFDVNLAAITKSNLTVSSMLLSLARAVSTR
- a CDS encoding TonB-dependent receptor plug domain-containing protein, translated to MFCAVIAPLPAQQKPADITELSLPDLLNTPISTASRFSQSSMEAPASVTVVTREQIQRSGYRTLADILRGVQGFYITYDRQYSYVGVRGFSNPGDYNTRVLLMVDGHRLNDAIFEQAMVGTEFGIDVDLIDHVEITRGPASSLYGTNAVFGVINVITRKGSDLNGVEAASDAGSFNTYRGRLSYGHEIAGIQTLLSGTFYGSQGPKQLYYPEYDDPSTNNGIVSHADDDQFVDLLATLTRRGLRFQAAYNAREKGDPTGAFGDVFNDRRNREADAHGYLDLRYERSIGNSSSLLARSYFDRYMYDGKFVQVGQDGSVLNKDFGRGESFGLELQSTTRLWDKYRFVSGFEYRNDFRQEVTNYDVSPFTSYLNYDHPSFVAAPYIEGEIPLRGSFLLAPSIRVDYNPRVGWMTSPRLALRFAQGDRNHFKLIFGQSFRSPNAYELYYYPAYTPSKLAAERNLAWEGNWDREFSSGFLLSTALYANRMRNFIATNEANTFGFENEGKMETAGLETTFQKKWLNGATAILGYSNTFQQLGDDGEGKINSPKHLGKLNASIPLLTKKTFATIDAQYVGRRSTLAQNTVGPYTTLNFTLLSRDVFGHLDLSASLYNALDKTFYDPGAEQHRQDALQQDGRSFRIKLVWHGGGR